In Deltaproteobacteria bacterium, a single window of DNA contains:
- a CDS encoding sigma-54-dependent Fis family transcriptional regulator, with protein sequence METDIPSYQELVGQLKKANDILDALRQGQTDAVIGEHEIILLRMRQAENELLRNTEMFKQSMEIIETLRKGQADAVVGEREVILLQMRQAEDDLLSTSDLVQESIAGATQVIDNAAKAVRTQSELEYLREHFWKEESRSIVRTKNPLMQKVFDQVRSVAPTLTTVLLTGETGTGKGVIARLIHRHSRRSDKQFISVHCGAIPDSLIESELFGHEKGAFTGAIMRKLGKFEIAQGGTIFLDEIGTVTQSVQIKLLQVLQEKIFSRVSGETAIKADGRVIAASNTDLMAAIKEGSFREDLFYRLNVFPIEVPPLRERVEDIPLLVQKFLAKCNLINNKNILSVHPSVLKAFRSYPWPGNIRELENLIERAHIVEQSRELTPESFPAEIFSGGSTAQVHLNTAMTLADVRQDAIESVERQYIKQLLAEHKGKIDVSAVAAGVGVRQMHKLLTKYKIEKNDYKDASRNIARQKSEL encoded by the coding sequence ATGGAAACCGACATACCAAGTTATCAGGAACTGGTTGGCCAGCTTAAGAAGGCCAACGATATCCTCGATGCGCTCCGCCAGGGCCAGACGGACGCGGTTATAGGCGAACATGAAATCATCCTGCTTCGAATGCGCCAGGCCGAAAATGAGTTACTGCGCAACACCGAGATGTTCAAACAATCGATGGAGATAATAGAAACACTGCGCAAGGGCCAGGCGGACGCGGTTGTCGGCGAACGTGAGGTGATACTGCTTCAGATGCGCCAGGCCGAGGATGATTTGCTGAGCACCAGCGACCTCGTCCAAGAGTCCATCGCCGGGGCCACCCAGGTTATCGATAACGCTGCGAAGGCTGTTCGAACGCAATCGGAGCTTGAGTATCTCCGCGAGCACTTCTGGAAGGAGGAGTCCCGTTCCATTGTCCGCACCAAAAACCCTTTGATGCAAAAGGTCTTCGATCAGGTCCGGTCGGTTGCCCCCACCCTTACCACGGTGCTGCTTACCGGCGAGACCGGAACCGGCAAGGGGGTCATTGCAAGGCTCATCCACCGCCACAGCCGCCGGAGCGACAAGCAGTTCATAAGCGTTCACTGCGGGGCGATTCCCGATTCCCTTATCGAAAGCGAACTGTTCGGCCACGAAAAAGGCGCTTTCACAGGCGCGATAATGAGAAAACTGGGCAAGTTCGAAATCGCCCAGGGCGGCACCATCTTTCTGGACGAGATCGGAACCGTCACCCAGTCGGTCCAGATAAAGCTTTTGCAGGTATTGCAGGAAAAAATTTTTTCCCGCGTGAGCGGCGAAACGGCGATAAAGGCGGATGGGCGGGTTATCGCCGCTTCCAACACGGACCTTATGGCCGCCATAAAAGAAGGCTCTTTCCGCGAGGACCTGTTTTATCGCTTAAACGTCTTTCCCATCGAGGTTCCCCCGCTCCGTGAAAGAGTCGAGGACATTCCCCTTCTGGTTCAAAAATTTCTGGCGAAGTGCAATCTTATAAACAACAAGAACATTCTTTCGGTTCATCCGAGCGTATTGAAGGCCTTTCGCAGTTATCCCTGGCCCGGCAACATCCGCGAGCTTGAAAACCTTATAGAGCGAGCCCATATTGTTGAGCAGTCCCGCGAACTCACACCGGAGAGCTTTCCCGCCGAGATTTTTTCAGGCGGCAGCACGGCGCAGGTTCACTTGAACACCGCAATGACCCTGGCGGATGTGCGCCAGGATGCCATTGAAAGCGTCGAGCGCCAGTACATCAAGCAGCTTCTGGCGGAGCACAAGGGGAAAATTGATGTCTCAGCAGTGGCCGCAGGAGTGGGAGTAAGGCAGATGCACAAACTGTTGACCAAATATAAAATAGAAAAAAATGATTATAAAGACGCCTCCCGGAATATCGCCAGGCAAAAATCGGAACTTTAA
- a CDS encoding CsbD family protein, whose translation MNKDQVKGKWDQIKGSAKKVWGELTDDDIMKADGSVDKLYGVIQEKFGDTKEAIKAKLDKIHLK comes from the coding sequence ATGAACAAAGACCAGGTTAAAGGCAAGTGGGACCAGATCAAGGGATCAGCGAAGAAGGTCTGGGGCGAGTTGACCGACGATGACATCATGAAGGCCGACGGCTCCGTGGACAAGCTCTACGGCGTCATCCAGGAAAAGTTCGGCGACACCAAGGAAGCCATCAAGGCCAAGCTCGACAAGATTCACCTCAAATAG
- a CDS encoding DUF4398 domain-containing protein, whose translation MRQVSRLKIMVFALAAMAVAITAGCASAPLATEASTSGIRAAEEVGAASVPKASLHLQLAKEELEQARVLAAKGDKEKAESMLIRAEADAELAIALSNEDAERAEAHAAIERVHKLRNDNR comes from the coding sequence ATGAGACAGGTATCCAGGCTGAAAATCATGGTGTTCGCGCTGGCCGCAATGGCCGTGGCAATCACTGCGGGATGCGCAAGCGCGCCCTTAGCCACGGAGGCGTCCACCTCGGGCATCCGCGCCGCCGAAGAGGTTGGGGCCGCAAGCGTGCCGAAAGCCTCGCTTCACTTGCAGCTTGCAAAGGAAGAGCTTGAACAGGCCAGGGTGCTGGCGGCGAAAGGCGACAAGGAGAAGGCCGAGTCCATGCTGATCCGGGCGGAAGCCGACGCAGAGCTTGCCATCGCTCTCTCCAACGAGGACGCCGAAAGGGCCGAGGCTCATGCGGCAATCGAGCGCGTTCACAAACTCAGGAACGACAACAGGTAA
- a CDS encoding lmo0937 family membrane protein, which translates to MLWMVAVILLVLWALGLVTSYTMGGFVHILLVVAVVVVLIRVIQGRRIT; encoded by the coding sequence ATGTTGTGGATGGTAGCCGTCATCTTATTGGTTCTGTGGGCGCTCGGATTGGTAACTTCCTACACGATGGGCGGATTCGTTCACATCCTCCTCGTGGTCGCCGTTGTAGTCGTCCTCATCAGAGTCATCCAGGGACGCCGGATAACCTGA
- a CDS encoding OmpA family protein, producing the protein MKIKSILIVAAAAGLLGGCAATAPNELVNARQAYLHASTGPAAQTAPAELHTAKQALALAEQSFKKDSDSYLTRDLAYAAQRKSELAEARAAIVVEQRSQAQAGKDYQTAQGNIIADTKDDLSRSREALAVSESSGALIQERLYSEQDARTAADQQTADAQAALAASRASVEMSAEQLAAEKAARAASEQASRAAADKQTADAVAAKAASDQRGKVAAEQLAAEQAARAAADKRAAESQAALASLAAVKEEPRGIVITLSGSVLFASDQSVLLKSAQARLNKVTDVLLTTPERNLIIEGYADSRGTDSYNIDLSQRRADAVRSYLVNRGYRADRIQANGLGEAHPVASNESAEGRANNRRVEIVIQRDQASNK; encoded by the coding sequence ATGAAAATCAAAAGTATTTTAATCGTCGCGGCAGCGGCCGGACTTTTGGGCGGCTGCGCGGCCACCGCCCCGAATGAGCTTGTCAACGCCCGCCAGGCGTACCTGCACGCAAGCACCGGTCCGGCGGCCCAGACCGCGCCTGCCGAACTGCACACGGCGAAACAGGCCCTGGCCCTTGCGGAACAATCCTTCAAAAAGGATTCCGATTCCTATCTGACGCGCGATCTTGCCTACGCGGCCCAGCGCAAGTCGGAGCTTGCCGAAGCCAGAGCCGCCATCGTCGTGGAGCAAAGAAGCCAGGCCCAGGCCGGGAAGGATTACCAGACCGCCCAGGGCAATATCATAGCCGACACCAAGGACGACCTGAGCAGGTCGCGCGAAGCCCTTGCCGTTTCGGAGAGCAGCGGCGCATTGATCCAGGAGCGGCTCTACTCCGAACAGGATGCGCGGACCGCAGCCGATCAGCAGACCGCTGACGCACAGGCAGCGCTTGCGGCTTCCAGGGCCAGCGTTGAGATGTCGGCGGAGCAGCTTGCAGCGGAAAAGGCTGCGCGCGCTGCCTCCGAGCAGGCGTCCAGGGCCGCAGCCGACAAGCAGACTGCCGACGCAGTTGCTGCCAAGGCCGCATCGGATCAGCGCGGAAAAGTTGCGGCAGAGCAGCTTGCCGCCGAACAGGCGGCGCGGGCCGCAGCCGACAAACGCGCAGCCGAATCCCAGGCTGCCCTTGCCAGTTTGGCGGCAGTAAAGGAAGAGCCCAGGGGAATCGTCATCACCCTTTCCGGGAGCGTGCTTTTCGCATCCGACCAGTCAGTCCTGCTGAAATCCGCCCAGGCGAGGCTCAACAAGGTGACTGACGTTCTGCTCACAACCCCCGAGCGCAACCTCATCATCGAAGGATACGCGGATTCACGGGGAACCGACAGCTACAATATCGATCTGTCGCAGCGCCGGGCGGACGCGGTTCGCAGCTATCTGGTCAACAGGGGCTACCGCGCCGATCGCATCCAGGCCAACGGGCTTGGCGAGGCGCACCCCGTAGCCAGTAACGAAAGCGCCGAAGGCCGCGCCAACAACCGCCGTGTGGAAATAGTCATCCAGCGCGACCAGGCCTCCAACAAATAA
- a CDS encoding DUF3568 family protein: MRTKRLIMLGAALFLVAGLWGCGLMVAGGAAGAGVYAYAQGELQRSYGVPMDKAIMATKKTANTLNLIETGIERDSIKTIMRYKKSDNTEVTIRVQRMDVNQTEIGVRVGLVGVWDKDQAETIHNYIRENLKV, encoded by the coding sequence ATGAGAACGAAACGATTGATAATGCTGGGAGCGGCCCTGTTCCTGGTGGCCGGGCTCTGGGGATGCGGGCTGATGGTAGCTGGCGGTGCGGCGGGAGCGGGAGTGTACGCTTACGCGCAGGGAGAGCTTCAGCGCAGCTATGGCGTGCCCATGGACAAGGCCATCATGGCCACCAAAAAAACCGCAAATACCCTGAATCTGATCGAAACCGGCATTGAACGGGACAGCATCAAGACCATCATGCGGTACAAAAAATCCGATAACACCGAAGTGACCATAAGGGTCCAGAGGATGGACGTGAACCAGACCGAAATCGGGGTCCGCGTAGGGCTCGTGGGCGTTTGGGACAAGGATCAGGCGGAAACGATCCATAATTATATCAGGGAAAACCTCAAGGTTTAA
- a CDS encoding circadian clock protein KaiB (Decreases the phosphorylation of KaiC, a component of the main circadian regulator in cyanobacteria), producing MKPSKNSPATACEPFKFILFVAGQELNSVLAGENLRRLCQEHLPGRHSIEIIDVFQNMEIAFKNNIIITPTLIKVAPDPTVTIFGNLSDSKKLMHVLRP from the coding sequence ATGAAGCCCTCCAAGAATTCCCCGGCGACAGCCTGCGAGCCTTTCAAGTTCATTTTGTTCGTGGCCGGGCAGGAGCTCAACTCCGTGCTGGCCGGGGAAAACTTAAGGCGTCTGTGCCAGGAGCACCTCCCTGGCCGCCACTCCATCGAGATCATAGACGTGTTCCAGAACATGGAGATCGCCTTTAAGAACAACATCATCATTACCCCCACTCTCATAAAGGTCGCGCCGGACCCGACAGTCACCATATTCGGAAACCTGAGCGACTCCAAGAAACTGATGCACGTGCTGCGGCCATAA